The genomic stretch TGGCGGGACTTTTGATACAGCCTGCCAGGCGCATCCGCCAAGAGTCAGTATGGCTATGACGGGGATAAGAATGAGCAGTTTTTTCATGCATCCTCCTTAGTTTTGTTGTGTCAGTTTATTCAACTTCTTAATCTTGTCAAGATGTTAGCACTTATATCGTTATGCGAATTCAGAGGATTTATCTTTTAGATATCACTGGCAGTATATGGTTCGCCCATATAATCTTAGCCTGTTCAGTCAGCCTCTTAAGGTCAGCGTAGTTTTCTACAATCACTTTGCAGGTGTCCCGGAACTCTCTCTCAGAACGCTGAAGGGAAAGCATCCGGTTCGCTCTCGAAAAGTCGATTCCTTTCTTTTCGAGTCTTTCGAGGGATAAGTCGTTATGAGATAGAACCCCAATAAGGAGATCACACTTTGCGGCGAGAGTCCAGTCAAGCAGCAAGGCGGCATCGAGTATTACGATTTCTCGTTTCGAGGATGCAATCATTTTTGTAAGTTCTTTAACAAGGGGAGGTCGGATTATGGAATCGAGGAGATTTAAGGCTGCGGCGTCCTCGAATACTATATCACCCAGTTTTCTTCTGTCCAGTTTCTTGCGAGAAAAAATTCGATTCCCGAAGGATTCAAGCATTTTTATTTTCAAGTCGGGTTTCTCGTACAATTTCCAGGCAACGGAGTCGGCATCTATCAGATCGCAGGCGTATCCTTCGGAGATTATCATCTGCTTAAGGATATGCGAAAATGTTGTTTTGCCTGAGCCTGCACGTCCGGTAACTCCAATAAAGAATTTCTTTTTTCCCAGAGAATCAGGCGTAATTCCTCCCTGCCGGAAGGATTTGGCTAAAAAGAATGCCGAGGCTAGGCGCCCTTGCGGGCTTTAATCTCGGCAATAAGTTTGGGAACAATTTCGAATACATCGCCGACTATGCCGAGGTCTGCGACCTTAAATATCGGCGCATTCGGGTCCTTGTTGACTGCGACGATGAAATCCGAAGACTGCATTCCTACAAGATGCTGGATTGCACCAGATATCCCGAGCGCGATATACAGCTTGGGGCCCACCGTGCGTCCTGTTTGGCCGACCTGATGAGAATAATTAATCCAGCCTGCATCGACTGCCGAGCGGGACGCTCCGACCGCTCCTCCCAGTATCTCGGCCAGTTCTTCCACAAGCGCGAAGTTCTTCGGGTCGCTAAGGCCCCTTCCTCCTGATACTATTATATCGGCCGCTGCAATGTTTACGTGAGAACTCTGGTCAACTATAAAATCAAGAAATTTAACCCGGTTTTCTGGCAAATCAGCCGCAATCTCAGTTACGGTTCCCTTGGAATCGTAAGGTTCGGCAAGGGGCTTCATCACCTTGGGCCTTACCGTAGCCATCTGGGGACGGTGGTTGGGGCAGATGATTGTGGCCATTATGTTTCCGCCGAAAGCGGGCCGCGTCTGCAGAAGCAGGCGCTTGGACTTATCGATATCCAGACCGGTGCAGTCTGCCGTCAGACCGGCGTGGACCTTAATTGCAATCCTCGGCAGAAGCGAGCGGCCAATGAATGTTGCGGCGCCGAGCATTATCTCGGGTCTTCTTTCCGAAATGAGACTTGCTATCACCGCCGCATAGGGTTCGAGTCCGAAATGGGCAAGCGTCGCGTTCTTAACGTACAGGACTTCGTCTGCTCCTGCCTTGAGGAGCGTTTCGGGCGACTTTACATCCGCTCCAAGCAGAACGGCTGTAACCTTCTCTCCTAAATCGGATGCCAGGCTTCGGGCGGCGCCCAAAAGTTCAAAGGTTGAAGGCTCGATCACGGAGTTCCTCTGTTCGGCAAAGACCCATACACCGTGCCAGTCTGCGGTATCAACCGTTCCAGAACGTCCTACTTCCTCCAGAGAGAGCGCTGAGACCGGACAAACCGGCACGCACGCTCCGCAAAGGGTGCATGTTTCTAAAACGTAAAGCCTGTCCTTTAGCTCCAACGCGGCGAATGGACATGCGGGAACACACGCTCCGCAAAGGGTGCATAAATCGTAATCAATCTTCAGAGCCATCAGAAGAACCCTTTCTCTTTGAGCTTATCGGCCACAATCCTTGCTGCATCAGGCGCTTCTTTGTCAGCATAAAGCTCGCCCTTCGTTCTCGGCGGAGGGGGGAAGACCTTTACGACCTGCGTCGGCGATCCGGCAAGCCCTATTTCGTTCTCTTGGAGCCCGAGGTCTTCGAACTTCCATACAGGTATCTCGGCTTTCTTTGCCGCCATCTTGCCTCTAAGGCTCGGAAGCCTTGGCTCGTTTATCTCCTTGACTGTCGTGACAACGCAGGGGAGAGGGAGTTCGAGTTTTTCGGAACCCTCCTCCCACATGGATTCAACCGTTATCTTTCCCGATTGCAAATCAAGAGCGTCCACTTTCCGCACGAAGGTAGCCTGGGGAAGGTCGAGAAACTCCGCTATCCCAGGGCCTACCTGGGCGGTATCGCCGTCAGCGGCCTGCTTGCCTGTCAGTATCAGGTCGAAACCGCCTATCTTCTTGATTGCGGTGGCAAGAGTTAAGGATGTTGCCCAGGTATCCGCGCCCGCGAACTTGCGGTCGGATATGAGAATCGCGCTGTCTACACCCATCGAGATGACTTCTCTCAGGGCTTCCTCCGCCTGGGGGGGCCCCATCGATATGGCTACAATCTCGCCTCCAACCTGTTCTTTTAGAAGCAGCGCCTCTTCGACCGCATAGAGGTCTAAGGGATTTACTACGGAAGGCACGCCCTCGCGCACGAGGGTATTAGTTTCCGGATTTACCCGAACTTCGGTAGTATCAGGCACCTGTTTAATGCATACGATGAATTTCATGTTCAAATCTCTCTTGGAATCAGTTTTCGAATCTCTTGAACAGGAGAGCGACGTTGTGCCCTCCAAAGCCGAATGAGTTTGAGATGACGGATGTTATCTCCTTCTCTCTCGTTTCTCCGGGTACGTAGTCAAGGTCGCAGGCGGGGTCCGGTTTTTCAAGATTTCGCGTGGGATGAACCTTGCCGTCCCGAATTGAAAGCACTGATATTACCGCTTCTACACCGCCGGCTCCGCCCAGCAGATGGCCTATCATCGATTTCGAGTAGGATATCCAGAGCTTGTCGGCATGCTCCTGGAAAGCATTCCTTATAGCCCTGGTCTCCATCGCATCGTTAAGGTCGGTTGAGGTTCCGTGAGCGTTGATGTATTCTACATCTTCCTTATTAACGGCCGCTTCTTCCATTGCCATGCGCATGGCAAGAATCGGTCCCCTGCCCTCGGGATCCGGAGCGGTCATATGGAACGCATCTCCTGTAAGACCGTAACCTGCTACTTCGGCATATATTTTTGCCCCGCGGTTTCTTGCATGCTCCAGTTCCTCAAGAATCAGGATGCCGCTTCCTTCTCCTATGACGAAACCGTCGCGTTCTGCGTCGAAGGGTCTTGAGGCATGCTCGGGATCGTGGTTGCGCTTCGACAATGCCATCATATTCGAAAACCCGGAAATCGAAAAAGGGGTGATTGCCGCCTCGGTTCCGCCCGTTATCATGATGTCGGCTTTGCCGAGCTTGATTATCTCGAAAGCATCGCCTACGGCATGTGCGCCAGAAGAACAGGCGGAGACTGTGCAGTAGTTGGGTCCACGGACTCCGAATTCAATAGAAACAAGGCCCGAAGCCATGTCCGGTATCATCATCGGGATAAGAAGAGGGGAGACCCTTTTAGCGCCCGTTGCTGTACCTGCATTGACGAACTTCTCGTGTTCGCGTTCCCAGACTATTATTCCGCCCATCCCGGCACCGATAAGGACTCCCGTTCTTTCAGGATTTTCCTTACCGAAATCGAGACCGGAATCGGCGACCGCTTCCTTGGATGTCCAGACGGCAAACTGGGCGAAGCGGTCCATTCTTTTGGCCTGCTTGAAGTCCAGCCGCTTCGTGGGGTCGAAGTCACGGACCTCGCCCGCTATCTGAACTTCTATCTCGCTTGGGTCAAAATTCTCTATTCTGCGTATGCCGTTTTCTGCGGCAAGAAGTTTTTCCCAGGTGGTGGGGGCGTCGTGGCCTAAAGACGTAATCATCCCGACGCCCGACACTACTACTCGGCGGTTCATAGGAAAGATATCCTTTTGCCGGTATAGGTCTTACTTATTTTTAAGCTTGGACTCCAGATACTCCATTGCCTTTCCGACAGTTTCGAGCTTCTGGGCGTCTTCATCAGGGATTTCGATGGAGAACTTTTCTTCAAAAGCCATGATAAGCTCGACGGTGTCCAGTGAATCGGCGCCGAGGTCATCAATGAACTTTGCTTCGGTGGTAACTTTTTCAGGGGTCACGTGAAGCTGTTCTACTATTATGTTTTTCACGTCGTCAAATAGAGCCATTATTCTTCCTCCTTAAAGAGTTATGTTTGATGCGAAGTCTACGTCAAAGAGGGCGGGTTGTCAAGTGCATACCCGCAGGTAAACTTCGGTATACAATTGCCATGTTATGGCTTAAGTTTTACCGTAAGGAAGTCCGATACGGCATCGGCATTCAAGGTATTTCCAGTAGCGTAAATGCTGCCGTCATTGCCAAGACAGATATCATAACCGTAATCATTCCCTCCCGAGTCGAAAAGCGTATCCCAGACCAGGATTCCTTTTGAGTCGTACTTGGCTATCATGAAGTCGTAGTTATCCGTCGAAAGGTGCGTACCCAGGAGATAGACCGAGCCCGAACCATTAGTTGCTATACTTGCTGTCGGGTTAGTGTTGTCCGACGCGTTTGTCTTCGTCCAGAGCACATTGCCGTCGGAATCGTACTTCACTATCGCGTACTCGCCTGCCGGGGCCGCGACCATTGTATAGCCTGCCACGTATACGTCGCCCTGAAGGTCAACCGCTACGCCGTGACCGTATATGCCGTCATCCGAGCCCGAATCATAAGTTTTGTTCCACTGCAGGTTACCGTTTGTGTCGAACTTCAATGTGAGAAAATCTGAACTAGCGCCCGCTCCCTCAGGCTTGGTAAAACCGGCAACGTATACGGAGCCTGCATCATCCACGGCCACGCCGTGCGCCTGCTCGTTGTTGCCTGAATCGTAGATTTTCGACCAGAGGATGTCGCCGTCGGCATCCGTCTTGATAAGTGCGATATCCGCGCTCGTCGCATTGACCTTGCGGCCCGCGATGTACAGGTTGCCTGAAGCGTCTGAGGCAATGTCGTAGGCGTAGGCGTGTGACATAAGCTCCTTATTCAAGACCATGTTGCCCGAAGCGTCGTACTTTATGAGCCTGATGCAGTTGACGCTGGAATCCAGACATACCGAAGCTCCGGTAACATAAACGTCACCTGCGCTTGATACGACCAGACCTAACACCTCGTCGTTGTTCGAGCTGTCGTAGGCTTTGTCCCAGATGATGGTTCCTTCGGAGTCGTACTTGAGAGTTCGGAAATCGTAGTACGTTCCATTCTTCGAGCTTCCGCCAACGTAAACGTTGCCTGATGCGTCAGCCGCGATGGCATGAGCCGCATCATTCGTACCCGAGTCGTAGGTCTTAAACCACAAAACCTCGGCTGGTGCTTCAGGGGTGCAGTTGAGCCCGACCGATGTCACAAGGACCGATATTGTCGTCAGGAAAAAAATAATTCGTCTGTTAGCTTTAGTTGTCATAACTGTCTCCTTTAATTGTTTAAAGATGGAGCGAATCGTATAACTCGATTACTCGAGAATACTTATTCAGACTGATTTGTCAATCTTTTTTTCAGGTTATAAAAAAGGCCCCTGCGGGCCTTTTTAAAATGCAGAAGACCAAATTCAATCCATCTTTTCTCCAGCCGGTTTAACAGGATGTTCCTCGAAAAGGATCTTCGCTAGTTCCAGGGTTAGAGCCTCGCCTAGGGATTCGACTGCAGCATCGATGCTGAAGTTGGAATCCTTGGAGCCCTTTCGGATTATTACCCCGCCCGAAATATTTGCTTCATCGGCTTTTTTCGCCCAGGGATAGGGTAGAGTATCCTTATCCTTCGAAGAAAGCAGGATGACGGAATCCTTTCCGGATTCCGTGACTATCTTTTCCAGAAGGTCTTTATACTTCTTCGATTTAGTGAAGGTTTCACGGGATTCCTTAAGGCTTTCTCTAATCATTTCATGCTTTGCTTCAAGGATCATCCGTCTTGCCTGGAGTCTTGCTTCGGAAAGTATCTCCCTGCGGATTCGTTCCTTCTCTGCTTCTACAAGTCGTGCAGTTTCCTGGGCGTATTCCTTCTTCTTAGCGTCCAGTTCGGCCTGGAATCGCGACTTGACCTCGGCGAACTCCGCCGTTATCTCTGCTACCTGTTTTTCCGCGTCAGCCAGTATCTTTGAGCTTACCTTATCGGCCATTGCTTATGCCAGCTTGATGCCCTGCAGAAGGAAGATTGTTATGAGAAGACCGAGAACGGCGTAGGTCTCGACTAATGCGCCGTAGATGACGCCCTTCATGGATTCCTTGGGCTGCTTTGCGGCCATCTCGATGCCTGCAGCGCAAACCTTGCCCTGGAATATGGCCGAAACAAGGCCTGCGAAGGCTACGGGCAGGCAGGCGAAAAGTATCTGAACTCCCTGCCAAAGCGTGAGAGCTGAAGGCCCTGCCCCGCCCAGAAATCCGAGCTTCTGGATGGCCAGGAATGCGCCAAGAAAGCCGTAGAAACCCTGTGTGCCGGGAAGAGCCACGAGAATGAATACCGACCCGAATTTGGATGGGTCCTCAGCCAGAACTCCTGTTGCTACGCTTGCCGCATATCGGATTCCGAGCGCCGAACCTATTCCGGCAAGTGTTGCGGCGCATGCCGCACCGAATACTACTGCAGCCAGACCGATTGGATCAAATCCCATCTAAGTCCTCCTTGTTACGTTGATGTAACGAGTTTTCAATTCAAAAGGTTCAAATCTCAAGCCGCCTCCGGAGAAGAAGCGGGGGAAAAATTCAACGTACTGCAATCTCAGGGAGTGAACGAACGCTCCCAGGGCGCTCATCACGAGATTGTAGCCGTGCCCGATGACGAGTACGGCGAGTATCAGTATAACGGAAACAACGGGTATACCGCCCAGCATCCAGGCTATAAGGTTGAATGCTGTCGCGATGCCGGCCGTCATCATCCCGAGCGCCATCAGACGCACGTAGGAAAGGACGATGCCGAGCACGCCCGTTGCATTTGAATAGATTCCGTAGGCTCCCCACGCTATTCTCGTTCCCCAGCCCTTGAGAACCATCATCGGGAAAAGAATATTGATGATAAACACGACAATAAGGAATCCGTTCGAACCAAGTAATCCCGTAACGTAAAGGACAGTGCAGGCGAGTCCGAGCGCGCCGATGATTATCCCTGCGGCTTTCAATGTTTTCTCTGACAGGCCTTTGAATACTGTGTAGAGCCACAGCGCTCCGAGTGAGCCGAGAAGGAGTCCCTTTAGGAGCCTTCCAGGGAAGGGCAGGCCGCCTGCCGCCTTGGCAAGCGCGACCAGCCCCATCGTCACGACCGCCCAGAAGAGAATGGCGCTGGTCACCGAAGTGGGTCCGGGCCTGTTCGAAAGAACAATGGATACGCCCGCGCTCACGAGTATGAGAATAAGTAACGGCACTGACAGGAATCCGGGGATTATGGCCATTCCCGATGCTACAAGAAGGGGCACAGAGATGAAGATGAGGAGCCAGGGCAGAGCCTCGAAAAGGGCGGCGGCTAAGTTCTTGAGCCGCAAATTGTCGAAGAACTCAATCGCAACCCCGAAGACCATCTGAAGATAGCCTGCGGCAAGGGACAGGTAAAGGAAGGGCATGGGATCCTTTATAGGGTCGAACCATGTCAAGGCGTCGCGGAACTTGACGAGCCACGGCATGCCCAGCATGTCGGGCAGGTTTCCGAACCATGAGGATGTCAGCGCGCCGCCGATGATGGTCGTGATGCCTCCATAGAAGAGTATCCATATGAGGTTTCCCCTTATCTTTTTTACCCATATGAGAAAAGCGGCGGTCAATGTGATTATCAAGCCGTAGCCGGCATCCGTCATGCAGAGCCCGAAGAATACGGCAAAGAAAGGGGTCATGAAGGGCGTGGGGTCTGCTTCCGAACCGTCCGGCGAGCCGTAGAGATTCATGAGCATCTCGAAAGGCTTGATAACAGGGGCGTTATCGAGCGCCACAGGATACTGCTCATCCTCAGCCGGTGTAAGAGGAACTACGTCTGAGGCGGAAAACTCATGTACAATCTTCTCGAGTTTTTTTCGGTCGCGGGAACGAACCCATCCTTCTATGAAGGCCGCCTTTTCGCTTCTTGCAAGCCTTCCCGATTCCTCCTTGCGGAGTCGTTCGTTGTCGTAAAAATCAAGAGCGGTCTCGAATCCTGAAAGCTCCGCGCTCATCTGGCGCGCCTCTGTGATCAGTCCTTCCCGTCTCTCCTTGATGTTTCCCATCCTTGAGCGGCGGTGTTCTATCTCCTCCCTGATTGGTTTCGCGAATCTTTCAAGCTGAAAAGTCTTGAGTCCTGCCGATTTGATGGCGTCCTCGACCCTTTCTGTTTCTTGAGTATGGAAGAGAACGACGTGCATTCCCCTGGACTCGTCAACACTCTCCACATCCGCCGCGGTCGCTTCGAGCATTCTCATAAATGTTAAGAATTCATCCTTTGTGGTAGCGTGAACGAATCTTGCAGACGTTTTCTTGAGATTCGTATAATCTGCAGGAGCATTCTTGAGACCGGTCCACGGTTCCAGGAGTTCGAGTTCTGTCCTTAGTGTGCGCTCCTCCTTCTCAAGAGCCGAAGACATCTCGGTAAG from bacterium encodes the following:
- the coaE gene encoding dephospho-CoA kinase (Dephospho-CoA kinase (CoaE) performs the final step in coenzyme A biosynthesis.), producing MTPDSLGKKKFFIGVTGRAGSGKTTFSHILKQMIISEGYACDLIDADSVAWKLYEKPDLKIKMLESFGNRIFSRKKLDRRKLGDIVFEDAAALNLLDSIIRPPLVKELTKMIASSKREIVILDAALLLDWTLAAKCDLLIGVLSHNDLSLERLEKKGIDFSRANRMLSLQRSEREFRDTCKVIVENYADLKRLTEQAKIIWANHILPVISKR
- a CDS encoding 4Fe-4S binding protein, which encodes MALKIDYDLCTLCGACVPACPFAALELKDRLYVLETCTLCGACVPVCPVSALSLEEVGRSGTVDTADWHGVWVFAEQRNSVIEPSTFELLGAARSLASDLGEKVTAVLLGADVKSPETLLKAGADEVLYVKNATLAHFGLEPYAAVIASLISERRPEIMLGAATFIGRSLLPRIAIKVHAGLTADCTGLDIDKSKRLLLQTRPAFGGNIMATIICPNHRPQMATVRPKVMKPLAEPYDSKGTVTEIAADLPENRVKFLDFIVDQSSHVNIAAADIIVSGGRGLSDPKNFALVEELAEILGGAVGASRSAVDAGWINYSHQVGQTGRTVGPKLYIALGISGAIQHLVGMQSSDFIVAVNKDPNAPIFKVADLGIVGDVFEIVPKLIAEIKARKGA
- a CDS encoding electron transfer flavoprotein subunit beta/FixA family protein; its protein translation is MKFIVCIKQVPDTTEVRVNPETNTLVREGVPSVVNPLDLYAVEEALLLKEQVGGEIVAISMGPPQAEEALREVISMGVDSAILISDRKFAGADTWATSLTLATAIKKIGGFDLILTGKQAADGDTAQVGPGIAEFLDLPQATFVRKVDALDLQSGKITVESMWEEGSEKLELPLPCVVTTVKEINEPRLPSLRGKMAAKKAEIPVWKFEDLGLQENEIGLAGSPTQVVKVFPPPPRTKGELYADKEAPDAARIVADKLKEKGFF
- the fabF gene encoding beta-ketoacyl-ACP synthase II, which translates into the protein MNRRVVVSGVGMITSLGHDAPTTWEKLLAAENGIRRIENFDPSEIEVQIAGEVRDFDPTKRLDFKQAKRMDRFAQFAVWTSKEAVADSGLDFGKENPERTGVLIGAGMGGIIVWEREHEKFVNAGTATGAKRVSPLLIPMMIPDMASGLVSIEFGVRGPNYCTVSACSSGAHAVGDAFEIIKLGKADIMITGGTEAAITPFSISGFSNMMALSKRNHDPEHASRPFDAERDGFVIGEGSGILILEELEHARNRGAKIYAEVAGYGLTGDAFHMTAPDPEGRGPILAMRMAMEEAAVNKEDVEYINAHGTSTDLNDAMETRAIRNAFQEHADKLWISYSKSMIGHLLGGAGGVEAVISVLSIRDGKVHPTRNLEKPDPACDLDYVPGETREKEITSVISNSFGFGGHNVALLFKRFEN
- a CDS encoding acyl carrier protein encodes the protein MALFDDVKNIIVEQLHVTPEKVTTEAKFIDDLGADSLDTVELIMAFEEKFSIEIPDEDAQKLETVGKAMEYLESKLKNK
- a CDS encoding V-type ATP synthase subunit K, producing MGFDPIGLAAVVFGAACAATLAGIGSALGIRYAASVATGVLAEDPSKFGSVFILVALPGTQGFYGFLGAFLAIQKLGFLGGAGPSALTLWQGVQILFACLPVAFAGLVSAIFQGKVCAAGIEMAAKQPKESMKGVIYGALVETYAVLGLLITIFLLQGIKLA
- a CDS encoding V-type ATP synthase subunit I, with protein sequence MGTAKVEKVLIATHIEEREALLKTLQEEGILHISETSSLTEEGEEGKEGLERTTEDKQSEEVKDTLTRLSQAITFLTNYAGKRKGGGLFSQKPQLPLDEFNIRVTELDIPRKIRRVGELTEMSSALEKEERTLRTELELLEPWTGLKNAPADYTNLKKTSARFVHATTKDEFLTFMRMLEATAADVESVDESRGMHVVLFHTQETERVEDAIKSAGLKTFQLERFAKPIREEIEHRRSRMGNIKERREGLITEARQMSAELSGFETALDFYDNERLRKEESGRLARSEKAAFIEGWVRSRDRKKLEKIVHEFSASDVVPLTPAEDEQYPVALDNAPVIKPFEMLMNLYGSPDGSEADPTPFMTPFFAVFFGLCMTDAGYGLIITLTAAFLIWVKKIRGNLIWILFYGGITTIIGGALTSSWFGNLPDMLGMPWLVKFRDALTWFDPIKDPMPFLYLSLAAGYLQMVFGVAIEFFDNLRLKNLAAALFEALPWLLIFISVPLLVASGMAIIPGFLSVPLLILILVSAGVSIVLSNRPGPTSVTSAILFWAVVTMGLVALAKAAGGLPFPGRLLKGLLLGSLGALWLYTVFKGLSEKTLKAAGIIIGALGLACTVLYVTGLLGSNGFLIVVFIINILFPMMVLKGWGTRIAWGAYGIYSNATGVLGIVLSYVRLMALGMMTAGIATAFNLIAWMLGGIPVVSVILILAVLVIGHGYNLVMSALGAFVHSLRLQYVEFFPRFFSGGGLRFEPFELKTRYINVTRRT